One stretch of Bradyrhizobium canariense DNA includes these proteins:
- a CDS encoding 2Fe-2S iron-sulfur cluster-binding protein, whose product MDEYESNTALDRTEVTRRTVIETGTTALLLTTLPRAVFAAGPIDESGPPPAPVNVELQINGHPHSLTLDPRTTLLDALREHLALTGSKKGCDHGQCGACTVLVEGRRINSCLTLAVMHDGQSITTIEGLAEGENLHPLQTAFVEHDGFQCGYCTSGQICSAIGMLAESRLGMPSYVTEDLTQPVAELTDPEIRERMSGNICRCAAYPNIVAAIKQAAGTPA is encoded by the coding sequence ATGGACGAGTACGAATCCAATACTGCGCTCGACAGAACTGAGGTTACCCGCCGCACTGTGATCGAGACTGGAACCACCGCTCTGCTTTTGACCACGCTGCCGCGTGCCGTCTTTGCGGCCGGCCCGATCGACGAAAGTGGGCCGCCCCCAGCGCCTGTGAATGTCGAACTTCAGATCAACGGCCACCCTCATTCGCTGACGCTTGATCCCCGCACAACGCTGCTCGATGCTCTGCGAGAACACCTCGCACTCACAGGCTCGAAGAAAGGTTGTGATCACGGCCAATGCGGCGCCTGCACCGTTCTGGTCGAAGGGCGGCGCATTAACTCCTGCCTGACGCTTGCAGTGATGCATGACGGCCAATCCATCACCACGATCGAGGGGCTGGCCGAAGGCGAGAATCTGCATCCGCTGCAGACGGCTTTTGTCGAGCATGACGGCTTTCAGTGCGGTTACTGCACCTCTGGCCAGATCTGCTCCGCCATCGGAATGCTGGCCGAAAGCCGGCTGGGCATGCCGAGCTACGTGACGGAGGACCTGACGCAACCGGTCGCTGAACTCACCGATCCGGAAATTCGCGAGAGGATGAGCGGTAACATCTGCCGCTGCGCAGCCTACCCCAACATCGTGGCCGCTATTAAACAAGCTGCAGGAACGCCGGCATGA
- a CDS encoding xanthine dehydrogenase family protein molybdopterin-binding subunit codes for MEMNSPVGPNALDAQGIVGKPLDRVDGRLKVTGGARYAYETQQDNVLYGFVVEASIGKGTIRSIETRAAEKAPGVALVLTHRNAPAQGTGNHREAHPVLTGPQVTRYGQPVAFVVAESFEQARAAAYLVDVKYDQSTGKYALRANVAEARAPKSSDAQAADSAVGDFTGAFASAPVQIDVIYTTPLQSHAMMEPHATLAMWDGDQLLLHTANQMLNQGQQAIATTLKIPIENVRLISPFIGGGFGGKLWVNADAILAAIAARQLKRPVKIALTRQQIFHVTTHRSDTIQRLRLGTDRDGRILAIGHDVFSGNLPSEQTYEGAALQTRTLYAGPNRLTRHRLAPLDIPVASSMRAPGEAVGLMALECAMDELAEKLDLDPIELRIRNEPSEDPEKHIPYSSRHLIACMQEGARRFEWDKRNAKPGQIRDGRWLVGMGMAAATRGNPLHLSKANVRLDPDGTATVRMAMTDIGTGTYTILAQIAAEMLGLPTQHVRVELGDTNFPQAAGSGGSWGAGSSGSALFEACNALREKLARTAGMDPATARFADSSIASGEQSKKLTDLVGTGMDADGEIQPGRNNKDFSQQSYGAHFVEVGVDEDTGEIRLRRMLGVFTAGRVLNAKTARSQAIGGMVFGVGAALQEEMTLDPRFGYFVNRDLAEYLVPVHADIPAIDAIFLAELDNKSNPLKSKGIGELGICGAGAAIANAVYNACGVRIRDYPITLDKLLSGLPRRA; via the coding sequence ATGGAAATGAATTCACCCGTCGGTCCAAATGCCCTCGATGCCCAGGGCATTGTCGGCAAGCCGCTCGACCGCGTGGACGGGCGATTGAAGGTGACCGGCGGCGCGCGTTACGCCTACGAGACGCAGCAGGACAACGTGCTGTATGGCTTTGTCGTGGAAGCCTCGATCGGAAAAGGAACAATCAGATCGATCGAGACACGCGCTGCGGAGAAGGCGCCGGGCGTCGCGCTGGTTCTCACCCATCGCAACGCGCCCGCGCAGGGCACCGGCAATCACCGTGAGGCACACCCGGTGCTCACCGGGCCGCAAGTGACGCGTTATGGCCAGCCGGTTGCGTTCGTGGTTGCCGAAAGCTTCGAGCAAGCCAGGGCGGCGGCTTACCTGGTGGATGTGAAATACGATCAGTCGACCGGGAAATATGCGCTCCGTGCCAACGTCGCCGAGGCGCGCGCTCCAAAGTCGAGCGATGCGCAGGCAGCCGACAGTGCGGTTGGCGATTTCACCGGTGCGTTCGCCAGCGCTCCGGTGCAAATCGACGTGATCTATACCACCCCATTGCAAAGTCATGCGATGATGGAACCGCATGCCACGCTTGCGATGTGGGACGGCGACCAATTGTTACTGCACACCGCTAACCAGATGCTCAACCAGGGTCAGCAGGCCATCGCGACAACCCTGAAAATTCCCATTGAGAATGTGCGCCTGATCAGCCCGTTCATCGGCGGCGGATTCGGCGGCAAACTCTGGGTCAATGCCGATGCCATCCTGGCGGCGATCGCCGCGCGGCAGCTCAAGCGGCCTGTGAAAATCGCACTGACGCGGCAACAGATCTTTCACGTCACGACGCACCGCTCCGACACCATCCAGCGGCTGCGCCTGGGCACCGATCGCGACGGCCGTATCCTCGCGATTGGCCACGATGTGTTCTCCGGCAATTTACCCAGCGAGCAAACTTACGAAGGCGCCGCCCTTCAAACCCGCACGCTCTATGCTGGTCCCAATCGGCTGACGCGACATCGTCTCGCGCCCCTGGATATTCCGGTCGCATCCTCAATGCGCGCACCCGGCGAGGCTGTCGGACTGATGGCACTCGAATGCGCGATGGACGAGCTTGCCGAAAAGCTCGACCTCGACCCGATCGAACTTCGCATTCGAAACGAGCCGAGCGAGGATCCGGAAAAGCATATTCCCTATTCCAGCCGTCACTTGATCGCCTGCATGCAGGAAGGTGCGCGGCGCTTTGAATGGGACAAGCGCAATGCGAAGCCAGGCCAGATCCGCGACGGACGTTGGCTTGTTGGAATGGGCATGGCCGCGGCGACGCGCGGCAACCCGCTCCACCTTTCCAAGGCCAATGTCCGATTGGACCCTGATGGTACCGCCACCGTGCGAATGGCGATGACCGACATCGGTACCGGAACCTATACCATCCTGGCCCAGATCGCCGCCGAGATGCTCGGCCTGCCAACGCAACACGTCCGGGTCGAACTCGGCGATACCAACTTTCCGCAGGCAGCGGGTTCGGGTGGATCGTGGGGTGCAGGCAGTTCGGGCTCGGCCCTGTTCGAGGCCTGCAATGCCCTACGTGAAAAGCTGGCGCGGACGGCCGGCATGGATCCGGCAACCGCACGCTTCGCCGACAGCAGCATCGCATCCGGAGAACAATCCAAAAAGCTGACCGACCTTGTCGGCACGGGGATGGACGCCGACGGCGAGATCCAGCCGGGCCGCAACAACAAGGATTTCTCGCAACAATCCTATGGCGCGCACTTCGTCGAAGTCGGCGTCGACGAAGATACCGGAGAAATCCGGCTGCGGCGCATGCTGGGCGTGTTCACGGCCGGCCGCGTCCTAAACGCGAAGACGGCCCGCTCTCAGGCGATCGGCGGGATGGTCTTTGGCGTGGGAGCTGCACTGCAGGAAGAGATGACGCTCGATCCCCGCTTCGGCTATTTCGTCAACCGCGACCTGGCCGAATACCTCGTGCCGGTGCACGCCGATATTCCAGCCATCGACGCGATTTTTCTTGCCGAGCTGGACAACAAGTCCAATCCGTTAAAGAGCAAGGGGATCGGCGAACTCGGCATCTGCGGTGCCGGTGCCGCGATCGCCAACGCAGTCTACAACGCGTGCGGAGTCCGGATTCGAGACTACCCGATCACGCTCGACAAGCTGCTTTCCGGGCTGCCGAGGCGCGCATGA
- a CDS encoding cupin domain-containing protein, which produces MNSFSAIKIVSPAEFDPGTAQTPGSERRAAIAPALGIASAMWGGLFEVEPGSRTGVHHHGEQETIAYVLSGICEIRWGTKGESVARAKAGDFIHVPAFLLHMEVNPSKLEPFRWVVVRSTATPIVVNVPDDTWP; this is translated from the coding sequence ATGAATTCTTTTTCTGCAATCAAAATCGTCAGCCCAGCTGAATTCGATCCGGGAACCGCGCAGACGCCGGGCTCTGAACGTCGCGCCGCTATCGCGCCGGCGCTCGGCATCGCGTCGGCGATGTGGGGCGGTCTGTTCGAGGTGGAACCGGGATCACGGACGGGAGTTCACCATCACGGAGAGCAAGAGACGATCGCCTACGTCCTCTCCGGCATCTGCGAAATACGCTGGGGGACGAAGGGAGAATCCGTCGCGCGCGCAAAGGCTGGCGATTTCATTCACGTTCCCGCCTTCCTGCTGCACATGGAAGTCAATCCATCAAAACTGGAGCCGTTTCGATGGGTTGTCGTGCGCAGCACCGCGACGCCCATCGTCGTCAATGTTCCGGACGACACCTGGCCGTAA
- a CDS encoding efflux RND transporter permease subunit — protein MNISAPFIQRPIATALLMVGLLVAGLIAYPLLPVASLPNVNYPTLTVTAQLPGADPQTMASTVASPLELQFGEIPGLTQMTSASALGYVQITLQFDLNRPIDGAVSDTLSAINAANAYLPVGLPYPPLIRKVNPADTPILVLGITSDSLPLTVVDAYAQNILLQKISQISGVGLVGIGGTQQPTVRVQVDPEALAARGINLEDVRTVLGQANVDLPKGTLNSPRQTYTLNTNDQLFKPNQYDDLVIAYRNGSPVRIRDIGRAVSAGENELIAGWYNKQRAIILAIQRQPGANVIETVNRVKAMMPVLEASIPAAVKVNIISDRTQTIRASVADVQFTLLLTVALVVMVIFIFLRNFWATVIPAVTVPLALVGTFAVLYELGYSLDNLSLMALSIAVGFVVDDAVVEIENIVRHMEEGLSPYDAAMKGSGEIGFTVMAITFSLIAVFIPLFLMGGYVGLLFREFAVTVSVALVLSLVISRTLTPMMCAYLLKPESKDHGRLYRLSERGFDGLLNVYEAGLKIVLRHQFATLMVMFGTIALTGYLYVVIPKGFFPEQDTGLILGQSEAAQDISFQAMAERQQALLNAIVRDPAVATVGSAVGAGGGLYTLNDGRVFIQLKPNDQRDPIDKVIARLRTNLAKIQGITLYMQPAQDITIGARLNKTQFQYTLNDADPGELDHWATQFLDKIKAVPGITDVTTDQLNAGPMLDITIKREVASSYGILPYTIDNTLDDAFGQRIVSTMYTTLQQYHVILEVNPKFQYGPEALNGIYVKSSSGQQVPLSTLVDSVVKVAPLVINHQGQFPSVTISFNLAPGTAIGQAVSRIQTVEKELHPPLSLQTSFQGNAQAFGASLKSTPILIVASLFVIYIILGVLYESLIHPITIISTLPSAGVGALLLLMAVHMDLSVIAIVGIILLIGIVKKNGIMLVDFAQQVEHNEGLTAEESIYQACVLRFRPILMTTMAALLGGVPMMVGTGVGSEIRQPLGYAIVGGLALSQILTLYTTPVVYIYLDKLQTRFFGDKKNEAAAGHAERQAAE, from the coding sequence ATGAATATTTCCGCGCCATTCATCCAACGACCGATCGCGACCGCTCTGCTGATGGTAGGATTGCTGGTGGCCGGACTGATCGCCTATCCGCTATTGCCGGTGGCGTCGCTGCCGAACGTCAACTATCCGACGCTTACGGTCACGGCCCAATTGCCGGGCGCCGACCCGCAGACCATGGCATCCACGGTGGCATCGCCGCTCGAGCTGCAGTTCGGTGAGATCCCCGGCCTCACCCAGATGACGTCGGCCAGTGCGCTCGGCTATGTCCAGATCACGCTGCAGTTCGATTTGAACCGCCCCATCGACGGGGCGGTGAGCGACACGCTGTCGGCCATCAATGCGGCGAACGCCTACCTGCCGGTGGGCTTGCCGTATCCGCCGCTCATCCGCAAGGTCAATCCGGCTGACACGCCGATTCTGGTGCTCGGGATCACCTCGGACAGCCTGCCGCTGACCGTTGTCGACGCCTATGCGCAAAACATTCTGCTGCAAAAGATCTCGCAGATATCCGGGGTAGGCCTCGTGGGCATTGGAGGCACGCAACAGCCGACCGTCCGCGTACAGGTCGATCCAGAGGCGCTGGCCGCTCGCGGCATCAACCTCGAGGATGTTCGCACGGTACTCGGTCAGGCCAATGTCGACCTCCCGAAAGGTACGCTCAACAGCCCTCGCCAGACCTACACGCTCAATACCAACGATCAGCTGTTCAAGCCCAACCAATACGACGACCTGGTCATCGCCTACCGCAACGGGTCGCCGGTCCGGATCCGCGATATCGGCCGCGCCGTCAGCGCGGGAGAGAACGAACTGATCGCCGGCTGGTACAACAAGCAGCGGGCGATCATCCTGGCGATCCAGCGCCAGCCCGGTGCCAACGTCATCGAGACCGTGAATCGGGTCAAGGCGATGATGCCCGTGCTCGAGGCCTCGATCCCGGCCGCCGTCAAGGTCAATATCATTTCCGATCGCACCCAGACCATCCGCGCATCGGTTGCCGACGTGCAATTTACGTTGCTGCTGACAGTTGCGCTCGTCGTCATGGTGATCTTCATATTCCTCCGTAATTTCTGGGCGACCGTTATCCCGGCCGTCACCGTGCCGCTGGCGCTGGTCGGCACCTTCGCGGTGCTCTACGAACTCGGCTATAGTCTCGACAACCTCTCGCTGATGGCCCTGTCGATCGCGGTCGGATTCGTGGTCGACGACGCCGTGGTCGAGATCGAGAACATCGTACGGCATATGGAGGAAGGCCTCTCGCCGTACGACGCGGCGATGAAGGGATCCGGCGAGATCGGCTTCACCGTCATGGCGATCACGTTCTCGCTGATCGCCGTGTTCATCCCGCTGTTCCTGATGGGCGGCTATGTCGGATTGCTGTTCCGTGAGTTTGCGGTGACGGTGAGCGTGGCGCTCGTCCTCTCGCTAGTGATCTCGCGGACGCTCACGCCGATGATGTGCGCCTATCTGCTCAAGCCGGAGAGCAAAGACCACGGACGGCTCTACCGGTTGTCCGAGCGCGGCTTCGACGGCCTGCTGAATGTCTATGAGGCAGGCCTCAAGATCGTGCTGCGGCATCAGTTCGCGACGCTGATGGTGATGTTCGGCACCATCGCCTTGACCGGGTATCTCTACGTGGTGATTCCCAAGGGTTTCTTTCCCGAGCAGGACACCGGATTGATCCTCGGCCAGTCCGAGGCGGCACAGGATATTTCATTCCAGGCTATGGCGGAACGCCAGCAAGCTTTGCTCAATGCCATCGTGCGGGATCCAGCCGTGGCAACAGTCGGATCAGCGGTGGGTGCGGGCGGTGGCCTCTACACGCTCAACGACGGCCGTGTATTCATCCAGCTCAAGCCCAACGACCAGCGCGATCCGATCGATAAGGTAATCGCACGGCTGCGGACCAACCTCGCCAAAATCCAGGGCATCACGCTCTATATGCAGCCCGCGCAGGACATCACCATCGGCGCGCGGCTGAACAAGACCCAGTTTCAGTACACCTTGAACGACGCCGATCCCGGCGAGCTCGACCATTGGGCGACGCAGTTCCTCGACAAGATCAAGGCGGTCCCAGGCATCACCGACGTCACCACCGACCAGCTCAATGCCGGACCGATGCTCGACATCACGATCAAGCGCGAGGTCGCCTCGAGCTACGGCATCCTGCCTTACACGATCGACAACACGCTCGACGACGCCTTCGGCCAGCGTATCGTCTCGACCATGTATACCACCCTGCAGCAGTACCATGTCATCCTGGAGGTCAATCCCAAATTCCAGTACGGGCCCGAAGCGCTCAATGGTATCTACGTCAAATCATCGAGCGGACAGCAGGTGCCGTTATCGACGCTGGTCGATTCGGTGGTGAAGGTCGCGCCGCTCGTGATCAACCACCAGGGCCAGTTCCCGTCGGTGACGATCTCGTTCAACCTCGCGCCCGGCACCGCGATCGGCCAGGCGGTAAGCCGCATTCAGACGGTTGAAAAGGAGTTGCACCCGCCGCTCTCGCTCCAGACCAGCTTTCAGGGCAACGCCCAGGCATTCGGAGCATCGCTCAAGAGCACGCCGATCCTCATCGTCGCATCGCTCTTCGTCATCTACATTATCCTGGGCGTGCTGTACGAGAGCCTGATCCATCCGATCACCATCATCTCCACCCTGCCCTCGGCCGGCGTCGGCGCGCTGCTGCTACTGATGGCGGTTCACATGGATCTGAGCGTGATCGCAATCGTTGGCATCATATTGCTCATCGGCATCGTCAAGAAGAACGGCATCATGCTGGTCGATTTTGCCCAGCAGGTCGAACACAACGAAGGCCTGACGGCCGAGGAATCGATCTACCAGGCCTGCGTACTGCGTTTCCGGCCGATCCTGATGACGACGATGGCGGCGCTGCTCGGTGGCGTGCCGATGATGGTGGGCACGGGGGTCGGCTCGGAGATTCGCCAGCCGCTCGGCTACGCCATCGTCGGCGGCCTCGCTCTGTCGCAGATTCTCACTCTGTATACGACGCCGGTCGTCTACATCTATCTCGACAAGCTGCAGACCCGGTTCTTCGGGGACAAAAAGAATGAGGCGGCCGCTGGCCACGCAGAGCGACAGGCCGCCGAATGA
- a CDS encoding efflux RND transporter periplasmic adaptor subunit yields the protein MKKKVVVPALIAAVLAAGGLLYLTHIVPLEKVVAAPAPPPAVPIVAGIVDQHDVPIYLSGVGTVIAYNTDIVRAQIQGQIISINFTEGQTVHAGDLLAQIDPRPYQALIDQYTGNLERDQAQLVNAQANLTRYSQLGDKGWATPQLIETQQAQVGELQAAIKADQALIDAAKVQLSYTRLTSPIDGVVGIRQIDVGNIISPSNTNGLVVVTQLHPISLIFTLPETSLPQIQQQQQKSNAPLPVLAYTQDDKIQLDQGVLGLVNNEILQTTGSIQLKANFANKANRLWPGQLVNARLLVDTRHNGLTVPAAVVQRGPQGTYAYVVNPDGTVAIRPIKVAQISDGQALIDSGLKANEQVVVDGQYKLQPGTQVAILHGHAAEEAAAQDALQAPIP from the coding sequence ATGAAAAAGAAAGTCGTTGTCCCTGCCTTAATAGCTGCGGTGCTTGCGGCCGGCGGTCTGCTGTACCTGACGCATATTGTCCCGTTGGAGAAAGTCGTTGCCGCGCCCGCTCCGCCGCCCGCGGTGCCGATCGTCGCCGGGATTGTCGACCAGCATGACGTGCCGATCTATCTCAGCGGTGTCGGCACGGTGATTGCGTACAACACCGACATCGTGCGCGCCCAGATCCAGGGGCAAATCATCAGCATCAACTTCACCGAAGGCCAGACCGTGCATGCCGGCGACCTGCTCGCGCAGATCGATCCACGTCCCTATCAGGCGTTGATTGACCAGTACACTGGAAACCTGGAACGCGATCAGGCCCAGCTCGTCAATGCTCAGGCCAATCTCACTCGCTACAGCCAATTGGGTGACAAGGGCTGGGCCACTCCACAATTGATCGAGACCCAGCAAGCGCAAGTGGGGGAACTGCAGGCGGCTATCAAGGCCGACCAGGCGCTGATCGACGCCGCGAAGGTGCAGCTCAGCTACACGCGGCTGACGTCGCCGATCGATGGCGTGGTCGGCATTCGTCAGATCGACGTCGGCAACATCATCAGCCCGTCGAATACGAACGGCCTCGTCGTCGTTACGCAGCTCCATCCGATTTCGCTGATATTCACCCTTCCGGAGACGAGCCTGCCGCAAATCCAGCAGCAGCAGCAAAAGAGCAACGCGCCGCTCCCCGTTCTCGCCTACACCCAAGATGACAAGATCCAGTTGGATCAAGGGGTGCTCGGCCTCGTCAACAACGAGATCCTGCAGACCACCGGCTCGATCCAGCTCAAGGCGAATTTTGCCAACAAGGCGAACCGGCTCTGGCCGGGCCAGCTCGTCAACGCGCGGCTGCTGGTCGATACGCGGCACAACGGCCTGACTGTTCCCGCAGCGGTCGTGCAGCGAGGCCCGCAAGGAACCTATGCCTATGTCGTCAATCCGGATGGCACCGTGGCAATCCGCCCAATCAAGGTCGCGCAAATCAGCGATGGCCAGGCGCTCATTGATTCCGGTCTCAAAGCCAACGAGCAGGTCGTGGTCGACGGACAATACAAGCTGCAGCCCGGCACGCAGGTCGCGATACTGCACGGCCATGCCGCAGAGGAAGCAGCCGCACAAGACGCACTGCAGGCGCCGATCCCATGA
- a CDS encoding cupin domain-containing protein, protein MFSRRDMLAATAAGGLVTAATMTTANATPVKSDITFGNPNDPPQGAINARNPRSVIDPGPQNPAIRDQFPGAFSPPATDTGSMPLSWASFNNAPRRIQNGGWARQVTQDSFAVADTISGVNMRLTAGGIREMHWHQFAEWAYMTYGTCRITVLDELGRPYIADVKEGDLWYFPAGLPHSLQGLGPDGCEFVICFDEGKASEFTTLLVSEWFTHTPPDILADNFGVPAETFQDIPLRDLYIFQGKLPGDLAADREAVSGRGAPPHPFTFSLGSGAPARETKGGTVHIADSRNFTVSTTVAAALVTVHPGGLREMHWHPNADEWQYWIKGKGQMTVFNTGPNAVTMDFNAGDVGYVKKNLGHYIKNTGDTDLQFLEVFRSSYFADVSLSDWITRTPPAMVAQHLNVSEATIAKFPKNKPEIMPV, encoded by the coding sequence ATGTTCTCGCGGCGTGACATGTTGGCGGCGACAGCCGCGGGTGGGCTGGTGACGGCAGCGACAATGACAACGGCGAACGCTACGCCGGTGAAGAGCGATATCACCTTCGGCAATCCGAACGATCCGCCGCAGGGTGCAATCAACGCCAGGAATCCAAGAAGCGTTATCGATCCAGGTCCGCAGAATCCGGCGATAAGGGATCAATTTCCGGGGGCATTCTCTCCGCCCGCAACCGACACCGGCAGCATGCCCTTGAGCTGGGCGTCATTCAACAACGCGCCACGGCGCATTCAAAATGGCGGCTGGGCACGTCAGGTAACACAAGACTCCTTCGCGGTCGCGGACACCATTTCCGGCGTCAACATGCGGCTGACGGCCGGCGGCATACGGGAGATGCACTGGCACCAGTTTGCAGAGTGGGCCTACATGACCTACGGCACCTGCCGGATCACTGTTCTCGACGAATTGGGCCGGCCTTACATCGCCGACGTGAAAGAAGGCGACCTGTGGTATTTCCCCGCCGGCCTGCCGCATTCGCTGCAGGGACTCGGCCCGGACGGCTGCGAGTTCGTGATATGCTTCGATGAAGGCAAGGCCTCCGAATTCACCACCCTCCTGGTGTCGGAATGGTTCACGCATACGCCGCCCGATATTCTCGCCGACAATTTCGGTGTTCCGGCCGAGACGTTCCAGGACATTCCGCTGCGCGACCTCTACATCTTCCAGGGCAAGTTACCCGGCGATCTGGCCGCGGACCGCGAAGCGGTGAGCGGAAGGGGCGCGCCTCCGCACCCCTTCACCTTCTCGCTCGGATCGGGAGCCCCGGCGCGCGAGACCAAGGGCGGTACGGTGCACATTGCCGACAGCCGCAACTTCACCGTTTCCACGACGGTCGCTGCTGCGCTGGTAACGGTGCATCCTGGCGGCCTGCGGGAGATGCACTGGCACCCCAACGCCGATGAGTGGCAGTACTGGATCAAGGGCAAAGGGCAAATGACGGTCTTCAACACTGGCCCGAACGCCGTCACCATGGACTTCAACGCGGGCGACGTCGGCTACGTCAAGAAAAACCTCGGACATTATATCAAGAACACAGGCGACACCGACTTGCAGTTCCTCGAGGTGTTCAGAAGTTCATATTTCGCAGATGTCTCGCTGTCCGACTGGATCACCCGTACGCCGCCGGCGATGGTTGCCCAGCACCTGAACGTGAGCGAGGCTACGATCGCAAAATTCCCCAAGAACAAGCCGGAAATCATGCCGGTATGA
- a CDS encoding FAD binding domain-containing protein: protein MKAFTYQRADTATGAAAAAVKPSAKIIAGGTNLLDLMKLQVETPSTLIDINRLPLDKIDETPEGGLRIGALVRNSDLAADPRVRQRYGVLSRALLAGASAQLRNKATTGGNLLQRTRCYYFYDISKPCNKRSPGSGCAALAGFNRIHAILGTSDQCIATHPSDMAVAMRALDAKVETSNREGDTKVIPIAEFHRLPGRTPEIETSLKPGEIVTAVTLPPPPPGVQVYRKVRDRASYAFALVSVAAIVDSTRGRIRSARLAFGGLAHKPWRSPQAEQKLANASADTTTFDAAANAVLEGARGFGGNDFKIPLTRRTLHSVLAEMTRT, encoded by the coding sequence ATGAAAGCCTTCACCTATCAACGCGCAGATACAGCCACCGGTGCCGCCGCCGCTGCGGTCAAACCTAGCGCGAAAATCATTGCCGGCGGCACCAATTTGCTCGACCTGATGAAGTTGCAGGTCGAGACGCCATCTACCTTGATCGATATCAATCGGCTGCCGCTCGACAAGATCGACGAGACACCGGAAGGCGGCTTACGCATCGGTGCGCTGGTTCGAAACAGCGATCTCGCGGCCGACCCTCGCGTACGGCAGCGTTACGGCGTCCTGAGCCGTGCATTGCTGGCAGGCGCCAGCGCACAGTTGCGCAACAAGGCAACGACCGGCGGAAATCTGCTGCAGCGAACCCGCTGTTACTATTTCTATGACATCTCAAAACCCTGCAACAAGCGCAGCCCCGGCTCCGGCTGCGCGGCGCTCGCCGGCTTCAACCGTATTCACGCCATCCTGGGCACCAGCGACCAATGCATCGCGACGCATCCGTCGGATATGGCTGTCGCGATGCGCGCACTCGATGCCAAGGTAGAGACGTCGAACCGCGAGGGCGATACCAAAGTCATTCCGATCGCGGAGTTTCATCGTCTTCCGGGCAGGACTCCCGAGATCGAGACGTCGCTCAAGCCGGGCGAGATCGTCACTGCGGTGACGCTGCCTCCGCCGCCTCCAGGTGTGCAGGTCTACCGCAAAGTACGCGACCGCGCCTCCTACGCCTTTGCGCTGGTTTCCGTCGCCGCGATCGTCGATAGCACGCGCGGCCGGATTCGCTCGGCTCGGCTCGCCTTCGGTGGTCTGGCGCATAAGCCCTGGCGGTCACCGCAGGCGGAGCAAAAGCTGGCGAACGCTTCCGCAGACACGACCACCTTCGACGCAGCCGCAAATGCCGTGCTCGAAGGCGCGCGCGGGTTCGGCGGCAACGATTTCAAGATACCGCTGACGCGGCGCACCCTGCACAGCGTGCTGGCAGAGATGACCCGGACCTGA